TTGGTCGCAAATTCCAGGTCGGTTTGCAACCGGCGACGATGCGCTGAAAGATGAAGATGGATTTTTTGCCATTTTAGGCCGTCACGACGATGCGCTCATCATTGGCGGATTTCGAATCGGAGTACATGAAATTGAACAGACACTCGCCAAACATCCAGCGGTCAAAGAAGCGGCGATCTTTGGCGTGCCGGATAGCGTCACTGGAACGAAACTCAAAGCTTGGGTTGTGCTGCATCAAGAAACATCTGCGCCTGAACGCACGCGCTCAATGCTCTATGGATATATTTTTCATGAACTGGGCAGAATGGCTGTGCCTGGCGAAATTGTTTTTTGCGATGCGCTGCCTCAACTCGGCGATGGCTCGCGCGCACTGCAACATCCACGATAGCCAGTGGACGCCATAACTTCGTATGTTTCTACGTAAAACATTCTGATTTTTTTTAGCAGCGAATGTTATATTAATAGCTCTTTTTTTTTAATGAACCCTGTTGTGGTTGAGTTATTTATTAGTTGCCTTGGTCTTTGATTTTTCTCACTATGAATGAAGTAATTGTGAATAGGGGAATAAATACTTTTCACCCAAAATGCTCGAACAATGCTGCTTGTAGAGTTGTACTCTAAAAAGGGGTGCTGTTTGTGCGATGAAGCCAAGAAAGTATTACTGAAGGTTAAGCATGAGATTCCTTTTGAGTTTCGTGAGACAAAAATTCAGGAAGACGAGGATTTGCTTCATGAATACGGCACCAAAATTCCCGTTGTGTTCATTAATGGACGCCTTGCTTTCAAATATCATGTTTATGAATTAGAACTAAAGGAACTGCTGCTTTCTGAAATGTCCTAAAAAGAGCGTGAATTTTGTCCTTTGAAGCGCGTCGTTTAAAATACATCGCTATTGAAGGCGTCATCGGGGTCGGAAAAACTTCATTGGCAAAAAAGCTTTCCGAAAAATGTGGCCATCGCTTGCTGCTTGAAGAATTTGAAGAAAATCCTTTTCTGGCATCTTTTTATCAAAATCCTCAATGTTTTGCGCTTCCCGCGCAATTATTTTTTCTTCTACGTCGCTACAAGCAACAACACCAAATTTCTGAAATCAGCCTTGCGGCAAATGGGCTGATTTCAGATTATTCATTTCAGAAGAATGATATTTTTGCCAAAACGACCTTAAACAAAGAGGAGTTTTCGCTTTATTCAGCCTATGCGGAGATCTTGCAAGCCAATATTCCCAAGCCTGATTTAGTGGTTTATTTGCAGTCCACGCCAGAGCGCCTTATAAAAAATATTCACCAACGCGCCCGCCGCTATGAACACTGCATAGAAAGCCCTTATATCAAAAAATTGCATGCTGCGTATAATGAGTTTTTTTTCGCGTTTGCGTCCTCAAATCAATGCGTTATTGATGTTTCTCAACTGGATTTCGTGGAAAATCCCCGAGATTTTGAGCGGCTTTACCGGATTATTTTTTGTGGTGATATGAACGATAAACTCGTGATAAAAAAACCCGAATAAACGTTCATGCAGTCAAACGTGTGTTAACTAAGTACAGAAAATTTAAACCAGACGAGGCGTATTATGATTCGTTCTATTTTATTTTTAATTCTTGGATATTTGGTATTTCAGATGGTCAAAAAGTTATTGAAGCAATCCATTTCAGAGGCGGCAAGCAATCGTGCGCCATTCGAAGGCCAAGCGCCGCGCTCAAATAAGCGTTCACCGATAGATCAAATTCAGGATGCAGAATATGTAGAAATAGATAGCAAACTGAAAGAAAATTCATAGAACGCACATTCGCATTGCATCGCCAATAGCTGAATTTGATTATTGGCATTTCTGTGTTATATTGCAGTTGATTAGTAATACCTTAAGTTAAAAGTGGGAAAAACCCCACTTTTTTTATTTACTCAGACGCAGATTTTTAGTGCAATGATGGATAGCAGGTTGAAGCTCATTCAAGATTGGCTATTGCAATTGCTCGCAGAGATGACCGTGAGCGATCCTGATGGAAATGAACACGAGGTTTTCTTGGTGGACATAGAAGTTCATAGCAATAAAACCATTGATATTATAGAAGTTTTTGCGGATACTGACTCGGGAATTTCAGTTGAAAACTGCAAGTTTCTCAGCAAGCATATTTCAGCAGAGTTGGACGCAAGCGAGGAAATGCAAGCGCTGCTTCCGCGACATTTTAAGTTGGTGGTATCGTCTCCAGGGCTGTCGAGGCCGCTTACGATGAATCGCCAGTATAAAAAAAATATTGGCCGGCTCATGCAAGTGACTTATCAAAACGCGGATGGAGAAATCAAAACAATTGATGGCCGGTTCATTTCTCTTGAGGAAGAGGCCGAAGCCAGCATCACATTAGACATCACAAAAATTCAAAAGAGCAAACCGAATGCGAAACCAAAACCGCCTGAACTGGTCACCATTCCGTTTTCTCAAATTCAAAAAGCAATTGTTCAAGTTGAATTTTAATTTGTTGCCATAGTGCAAGTAAACTTTCTTGTTGTCAAAGGCAAGCAATTCATTTGAAAAGAGTTATGGCTAAAAAGCAAGCAAAATTATCAGAGTCGGATGAGCGCAAAGCTCAAATTTTAAGAGCTTTTGGCGAGATTGAAAACTCAGACCGGCTTAAAGATAAAAAAGCGGACACCAATGCCGTTAAAATGGATATTGTCGATCTATTGCGCGACACCATTCAGAAGCAACTTCGCAAGGATTATGATCCCGAGGTGGAAGCTCGTGTGATTATCAATCCAGATCGCGGCGACTTTGAGGTCTACATTTTAAAACAGGTGGTTGAAGAAATAGATTTGCCAAGCATTGAAATCAGCCTTGAAGAAGCGCAAGAAATAGACGACTCGCTTGAGCTTGGGGATTTTTATGAAGTTGGGCCTATCCACCTTGAAGATTATTTGACCAGAAAGTCTATTCAAATTATCAAACAGGCCGTTCAGAAGAAAATGCGCGACGCTGAGCGCCAGGCGATTTATGAAGAATGCCTTGAAAAAGTAGGCGAAGTGGTTTCAGCAGAGGTTCATCAGGTTCGCCAAAAAGAAGCGATTTTTACATACAATACCACAAAAGACCACAAAGTTGAGCTGCTTTTGCCGAATACGGAAAAAATGCCGAAAGACAATCCGCGCAAAACGCCACGCATGCGGCTCTATGTAAAACGCATTGAACGAGAAAAGATCAGAGTTAAATTGGAAGATGGCACGGAAGTCGAGCGCGAACGCGAAGACGGGCCGATGAAAGTGATCGTGTCACGAACTGATGATCGTTTTCTCCATAAGCTTTTTGAAAGCGAAGTGCCAGAAATCTATGAAGGCTTGATTGTAGTGAAAGGCATTGCGCGAGTTCCAGGTGAGCGGGCAAAAGTTTCCGTAGAATCCACCAGTTCAAGAATTGATCCGGTTGGCGCGTGCGTTGGGCATCGCGGCAAACGCATTCAAAACATTGTTCGCGAGCTCAACAACGAAAATATTGACGTGATTTGCTTTAGTGACGAGCCGCAGATTTATATTGCGCGCGCGCTTCAGCCTGCCAAAATTGACCCGATGACGGTTCATGTTGATCCGAAAACTCGCAAATCGCGTGTGATGCTCAAACCCGACCAGATTAAATACGCGATCGGTAGAAATGGCAACAACATTCATCTGGCTGAAAAACTGACCGGTTATGAAATAGAAATCTATCGCGATATTAGCGACAAAGCACTTGAAGATCCAGACGATATCGATATTATTTCGTTCCGCGAAGAATTTGGCGACGATATGATTTATCAGTTGTTGGATAATGGGTTTGATACGGCTAAAAAAATCCTTGAAGCTGGCGTAGACGCCATTGAAAAATCTTTGACCGCACCGCCGCGCCGCGAGGAAACTCTTGATTTTGGACGAAAATCACCAAGATCGCATCAGCCGCGTATACTGAGCGAAAGTGAACAGCGCTATTGGAGAAAAATAGCCGAAAGTATTTATAAGACCATTAAAGAAGAGTTCGAAGAAGAAGATGGCTCTGCACAAGCATCAAAAAACAGCTTGGCCTCTGAGAACCAAATAGAACAATCTCAAGCACCCGTAGCACCTTCTGACGTTCCTGACGAAGAAGATGAAAAAGCAGATTCGGAATAATGCACAGCTCTGCTTAAGTGGCCTCATAATGTGATGGAATGACGCTGCGGCATCTCATCATGATGTGTTGGGTGATAAGCCCTGATTAATTGGTAATTCAAATTGCTTAAATGGAGGAGAGAATGCCTGCTGAAAAAGAAAAGAAAAAGCATAAGCTCATAGACATT
Above is a window of Chloroherpeton thalassium ATCC 35110 DNA encoding:
- a CDS encoding glutaredoxin family protein, which encodes MLLVELYSKKGCCLCDEAKKVLLKVKHEIPFEFRETKIQEDEDLLHEYGTKIPVVFINGRLAFKYHVYELELKELLLSEMS
- a CDS encoding deoxynucleoside kinase encodes the protein MSFEARRLKYIAIEGVIGVGKTSLAKKLSEKCGHRLLLEEFEENPFLASFYQNPQCFALPAQLFFLLRRYKQQHQISEISLAANGLISDYSFQKNDIFAKTTLNKEEFSLYSAYAEILQANIPKPDLVVYLQSTPERLIKNIHQRARRYEHCIESPYIKKLHAAYNEFFFAFASSNQCVIDVSQLDFVENPRDFERLYRIIFCGDMNDKLVIKKPE
- the rimP gene encoding ribosome maturation factor RimP, which translates into the protein MMDSRLKLIQDWLLQLLAEMTVSDPDGNEHEVFLVDIEVHSNKTIDIIEVFADTDSGISVENCKFLSKHISAELDASEEMQALLPRHFKLVVSSPGLSRPLTMNRQYKKNIGRLMQVTYQNADGEIKTIDGRFISLEEEAEASITLDITKIQKSKPNAKPKPPELVTIPFSQIQKAIVQVEF
- the nusA gene encoding transcription termination factor NusA: MAKKQAKLSESDERKAQILRAFGEIENSDRLKDKKADTNAVKMDIVDLLRDTIQKQLRKDYDPEVEARVIINPDRGDFEVYILKQVVEEIDLPSIEISLEEAQEIDDSLELGDFYEVGPIHLEDYLTRKSIQIIKQAVQKKMRDAERQAIYEECLEKVGEVVSAEVHQVRQKEAIFTYNTTKDHKVELLLPNTEKMPKDNPRKTPRMRLYVKRIEREKIRVKLEDGTEVEREREDGPMKVIVSRTDDRFLHKLFESEVPEIYEGLIVVKGIARVPGERAKVSVESTSSRIDPVGACVGHRGKRIQNIVRELNNENIDVICFSDEPQIYIARALQPAKIDPMTVHVDPKTRKSRVMLKPDQIKYAIGRNGNNIHLAEKLTGYEIEIYRDISDKALEDPDDIDIISFREEFGDDMIYQLLDNGFDTAKKILEAGVDAIEKSLTAPPRREETLDFGRKSPRSHQPRILSESEQRYWRKIAESIYKTIKEEFEEEDGSAQASKNSLASENQIEQSQAPVAPSDVPDEEDEKADSE